A genomic region of Zygotorulaspora mrakii chromosome 7, complete sequence contains the following coding sequences:
- the RPC31 gene encoding DNA-directed RNA polymerase III subunit C31 (similar to Saccharomyces cerevisiae RPC31 (YNL151C); ancestral locus Anc_2.122), translated as MSFRKGGSSGNSFMKNLPFGLGYDDITSNETTEFPKIPLPVNNPITSRERSLAVTYINFGKTIRDGPFYTGSMSLAVEKTDNGKKKHALVDEEGEKDGIERYSDRYLKKRNIGASIDEHPYHLEIFPKELYNVMGINKKKLLTLSRFDNTDNIFTGGNAQDELSMLEKLKEMAEDEDNEEENREEGRAGDDVGDDDFDDEDDDDDYNAEKYFDDGDDDDYGDDDAGDEPAF; from the coding sequence ATGAGCTTCCGAAAGGGTGGTAGTAGTGGAAACAGttttatgaaaaatctgCCCTTTGGGCTAGGGTATGACGACATAACTTCAAATGAAACTACGGAATTCCCAAAGATACCATTACCGGTTAATAATCCCATAACGTCTAGAGAAAGATCCTTGGCAGTAACATATATCAACTTTGGCAAAACTATTAGAGATGGTCCATTCTATACAGGGTCTATGTCTTTGGctgttgaaaaaactgaCAACGGTAAAAAGAAGCATGCCCTGGTTGATGAAGAGGGCGAAAAGGATGGAATAGAACGATATTCTGATagatatctgaaaaaacGTAACATTGGTGCATCTATTGATGAACATCCATACCATCTGGAAATTTTTCCTAAGGAGCTTTACAACGTAATGGGCATAAATAAGAAGAAGTTATTGACGCTATCTAGATTTGACAACACTGACAATATCTTCACGGGCGGAAATGCTCAGGATGAGCTTTCCATGCTAGAAAAGCTGAAGGAAATGgctgaagatgaagataacGAGGAAGAAAACCGTGAGGAAGGTAGAGCGGGTGATGATGTgggtgatgatgatttcgacgacgaagatgacgacgacgatTACAACGCAGAGAAGTACTTCGATGATGGTGACGATGACGATTATGGGGACGACGATGCTGGAGACGAGCCTGCTTTCTGA
- a CDS encoding uncharacterized protein (ancestral locus Anc_2.123): protein MRRQEGTLVILLKDYKCPAIPPTNVYFVLKFGKRCVRFNGHSGEMVLELDYSDLESPLEVFMFQRRNGKGISTATRRRQLVDKTSSFIFEFPYTTKTETLTEWQSFEVEFFNYQILLLFDIEFYPRSPMLPAKEGNQEADGLTFEKKPNNMSTSSDQNGPPQRKAQRNTPDSEKFKQNRSKKRNHFRIPLISNLVRDSSTRRTKENSDYDGTIFYDLDVQSGVKASFNGYKHGSSINSQSLLSPMSSGELYKYIKVNQQKPVKDDQLTMDVSPQDYFKYTGNRLAHDQNLNFVNMFSSDNVRLTGYLGAGRWDKKVISEVFINWYLRCDTKPINSPQLPPKCPLGMLWEEYYLINREGYIHDVLR from the coding sequence ATGAGAAGGCAGGAGGGAACACTAGTAATACTGCTTAAGGATTACAAATGCCCCGCAATTCCTCCAACTAATGTCTATTTTGTCTTAAAGTTTGGCAAAAGATGTGTTCGCTTCAATGGGCATTCAGGTGAAATGGTTTTGGAATTGGATTATAGCGACTTGGAATCTCCTTTAGAAGTATTCATGTTCCAGAGAAGAAATGGCAAAGGAATTTCAACTGCAACTCGAAGACGTCAATTGGTAGATAAGACCTCAAGCTTTATTTTTGAGTTTCCATACAcaacaaaaacagaaaCTCTTACCGAATGGCAATCTTTTGAGGTGGAGTTTTTTAATTACCAGATTCTGTTGCTTTTCGATATTGAATTTTACCCACGTAGCCCCATGCTACCTGCAAAAGAGGGCAATCAGGAGGCCGATGGCCTgacatttgaaaaaaaaccaaataATATGTCAACTTCGAGTGATCAAAATGGTCCACCACAAAGGAAAGCTCAGCGTAATACTCCCGATTCTGAAAAGTTTAAACAAAATCGCTCAAAGAAGCGAAACCATTTCAGAATACCACTAATTTCGAACCTTGTGAGAGATTCCTCGACCCGCAgaacaaaggaaaattCAGATTATGATGGTACCATATTTTATGATTTGGATGTGCAGTCTGGGGTGAAAGCTTCTTTCAACGGATACAAGCATGGCTCCTCTATCAATTCTCAATCTCTGCTTTCTCCAATGAGTTCAGGAGAGCTAtacaaatatatcaaagtTAATCAACAGAAGCCAGTCAAAGATGATCAATTAACTATGGACGTGTCACCTCAGGACTATTTCAAATACACTGGAAACAGACTGGCTCATGACCAAAATTTGAACTTTGTAAACATGTTTTCCTCAGATAATGTAAGGTTAACGGGCTATTTAGGAGCTGGCAGATGGGATAAGAAGGTGATTTCAGAAGTTTTCATAAATTGGTATCTGAGATGTGATACCAAGCCCATTAACTCGCCCCAATTACCTCCCAAATGTCCCCTGGGTATGCTGTGGGAGGAATACTACTTAATAAATAGAGAAGGTTACATTCATGACGTCttgagataa
- the INN1 gene encoding Inn1p (similar to Saccharomyces cerevisiae YNL152W; ancestral locus Anc_2.124): MVNKKNNTGKEHMATESWSGNHGILCVYISKAKDLPNLNKLDKQNVMLRLRIAHMTRESDVLLRAGQNPVFNYMEKYEITPEVRPIMQVEAYCDRRKKPPILIGRVEVDLLNGIRADPKEGYCSWYELKRERNEFAGTIFIELTFTPRLPRSQREKHNGMTENIDASIACRAVPNLPGDSHNLDSGTNNSASASYMHASAVRDFTPRVEDQREFTPVISHSLPPLSDYTTNFNSSVSTNRTSNTQDTEVTTSSDTRFHFANLKKLKERINVFKNANSSLNNNGNQSDTPVDIEALQKAIGVTSLDNEEGERDTLHENRNDGDRRTSRLNSSPRLPQLPEPPLPPLPTNTRGTPSQGSYMNGMSWSSGHRYEAAKSPFELRGTSSPQLPPLPVSPHTRERSLSPRRRPPPASR; the protein is encoded by the coding sequence ATGgtaaacaaaaaaaataatactGGCAAAGAACACATGGCGACCGAGTCTTGGAGTGGGAATCATGGGATTTTGTGTGTATATATTAGCAAAGCCAAAGACTTACCAAATCTGAATAAATTGGATAAGCAGAATGTTATGCTGCGATTGCGCATAGCGCATATGACTAGAGAAAGTGATGTGTTACTTAGAGCAGGACAGAATCCTGTTTTCAACTATATGgagaaatatgaaattaCCCCTGAAGTTAGACCAATAATGCAAGTGGAAGCTTACTGTGATAGAAGGAAGAAACCGCCTATTTTGATTGGGCGAGTGGAAGTAGATCTATTGAACGGAATAAGAGCAGACCCAAAAGAAGGCTATTGCAGCTGGTATGAATTGAAGCGTGAACGAAATGAATTTGCTGGGACAATCTTCATAGAATTAACCTTCACGCCACGTCTGCCGCGTTCCCAAAGGGAAAAACACAACGGTATGactgaaaatattgatgcTTCCATAGCTTGTCGAGCAGTACCGAACTTGCCAGGTGATTCACACAATCTGGATTCTGGTACGAATAATAGTGCAAGTGCTTCCTATATGCATGCCTCCGCTGTACGAGATTTTACGCCGCGGGTAGAGGATCAGAGAGAATTTACACCCGTTATCTCCCATTCTCTGCCACCCCTCAGCGATTATACAACTAACTTCAATTCCTCTGTTAGCACGAATAGGACATCCAATACGCAAGACACGGAGGTAACCACAAGTTCGGACACAAGATTTCATTTTGcgaacttgaaaaaactaaaagaaagaataaacGTTTTCAAAAACGCCAATAGCTCACTGAATAACAATGGCAATCAGTCAGATACACCAGTTGATATCGAAGCTCTCCAGAAAGCTATTGGAGTAACCTCCCTGGACAACGAGGAAGGTGAAAGAGACACCCTGCACGAGAATCGAAATGATGGCGATCGTCGTACCTCCCGCCTGAATTCCAGCCCACGACTACCGCAACTTCCAGAACCGCCGCTACCTCCTCTGCCTACCAATACGCGGGGCACACCAAGTCAAGGATCCTACATGAATGGGATGTCCTGGTCATCTGGGCATAGATATGAGGCTGCAAAAAGTCCTTTTGAGCTTCGAGGGACCTCCTCACCTCAGCTACCGCCATTGCCCGTAAGTCCACATACCAGAGAAAGATCATTGTCCCCTAGAAGACGCCCTCCACCTGCCTCACGATAG